A region from the Armatimonadota bacterium genome encodes:
- a CDS encoding amidohydrolase family protein, translating to MIIKNANALLADGKLQATDLLIEDGKITGIGQYDTAGEIIDAKGAYVLPGIMDIHTHGIEWQAAKAGSIFEFAKLEAKYGAATFLPTFFGPPEETVGRMRSIRSETDELKAVPNVGGFRLESPYIFQAGGGASGDLAPISRELTDMLLEAGGGHIKIWDISPELPGAAEEIEYLSSRGVICSLAHTRASIDQTREAIDAGAKMVTHLFDTFVMPEFIEPGVYPAGLVDYLLIEDRVACEIIGDGTHVYPMLVEKAIRCKSIDRTIFVTDSNYGAGVEPGVFDLPGGWGRARVDGPNNGVRLIDKGMTLSGSALTPIDSLRNAIRLFSKDMATASRLCSASPAKLLNFNKGEIAVGRDADLVILDKDLEVDLTIASGKVVYKKS from the coding sequence ATGATTATCAAAAACGCAAATGCTCTACTTGCCGATGGTAAACTACAGGCAACCGATCTCCTTATAGAGGACGGCAAGATCACCGGCATAGGTCAATATGACACTGCGGGTGAGATTATCGATGCCAAGGGCGCATATGTCCTGCCGGGGATTATGGATATCCATACCCACGGGATAGAGTGGCAGGCGGCAAAAGCAGGATCGATATTTGAATTCGCCAAGCTGGAGGCAAAGTACGGAGCAGCTACGTTCCTGCCTACATTCTTTGGCCCTCCCGAAGAAACAGTCGGGCGGATGCGCAGTATTCGCAGTGAAACGGACGAACTGAAAGCTGTCCCCAATGTGGGCGGGTTCCGGTTGGAGTCGCCTTATATTTTTCAGGCCGGAGGAGGCGCTTCAGGCGACCTTGCGCCTATCAGCCGGGAGCTTACTGATATGCTCCTTGAGGCGGGAGGCGGCCACATTAAGATTTGGGATATTTCTCCCGAACTGCCGGGAGCGGCTGAAGAGATAGAGTATCTCTCGAGCAGAGGTGTCATTTGCAGCCTGGCTCATACGCGCGCGTCAATCGATCAGACAAGGGAAGCAATCGATGCAGGCGCAAAGATGGTCACGCATCTTTTCGATACTTTTGTAATGCCCGAGTTTATCGAGCCGGGGGTTTATCCTGCCGGGTTGGTGGATTATTTGTTAATTGAGGACAGAGTCGCCTGCGAGATCATAGGTGACGGGACTCACGTCTATCCGATGCTGGTCGAGAAAGCGATTCGCTGCAAGTCAATAGACCGAACCATATTTGTAACCGACAGCAACTACGGAGCCGGTGTTGAACCTGGTGTTTTCGATTTACCCGGCGGCTGGGGACGCGCGCGTGTAGACGGCCCGAACAATGGTGTCCGGCTTATAGACAAAGGCATGACTCTCTCAGGCAGTGCGTTAACGCCCATAGATTCGCTAAGAAATGCGATACGGCTCTTTTCTAAAGATATGGCGACCGCATCCCGGCTTTGTTCAGCCTCTCCTGCCAAGCTGCTGAACTTCAACAAGGGTGAGATTGCTGTTGGCCGTGACGCCGATCTGGTCATACTTGATAAAGACCTTGAGGTTGACCTGACCATTGCTTCAGGCAAGGTCGTCTATAAGAAAAGCTGA
- a CDS encoding O-antigen ligase family protein, with product MQRTAHMVSTALLLAALILAPVIGGGFGEFDYATIEVLVLAAIVAYILTSMRNRTSWVRVPGAIPMIVFLALVLISTLFTEAIYPSLRQILLISTCLGAYVLASSLAVDSKAAAALVAGVVVSALGICAAGIRHYAISTGGGANFWAALMSPGDHMRLFGSFINPGYFAGFIVIALPLTLGVYLVAKRPVLAVLTGLAFIVETIALMLTGTKFGIVSAVGGLLIFFLLAIGTRSIRRSKFTRLFVLAVLLTPLLITFSAPVKSRITAAEAGGSQVHSTSFRISTWQATVKMIKDHPLLGVGPGVFATAYPRYTIAGPTKAAHQSYLQTASESGVIAMIAFVLIVFAVAHQSIKGILNHQAEHAEYTVKEPAQTQNISWSDIVPFSGWRMVNCAIYGSLAGSVVRNLADSDWYIIGIALPFWVLMGVLAAQSGAVRAINNPKRWAKITICAGCVVMALLSGSFGLAAYIAPDQFDESQSLHTAFRNYETASRISPLDPVYHRELAKFLAMNGDPAAAKKQIEKAASLAPTDGATYQIGGMIMKANGRPKTAIKYFKMALMCSPHSTNTLYEMSEAYGMFGDTKDRERTLSRLLDIEYTDYELLKGAPELVDTTFARAHIYCGKKYKAEKNYSLAANEFTQAIDRLERWKSNRQMIDVALYAGMMSEQEKLDLLELLRESYFDLAEACDALGHKQWASEARKKGDAVKVE from the coding sequence ATGCAAAGGACGGCACACATGGTAAGCACTGCGCTGCTCCTGGCCGCACTGATTCTTGCTCCTGTCATAGGCGGCGGGTTTGGTGAGTTTGACTATGCGACTATCGAGGTTCTGGTCTTGGCTGCGATTGTCGCATATATCCTGACGTCCATGCGCAACCGGACAAGTTGGGTGCGAGTTCCCGGCGCGATACCGATGATTGTCTTCCTTGCGCTTGTCCTGATCTCCACTCTTTTTACCGAAGCAATATACCCCAGTCTGCGACAAATTCTTTTGATATCGACTTGTCTGGGCGCGTATGTGCTCGCGTCTTCACTTGCAGTTGACAGCAAGGCCGCCGCGGCTCTGGTTGCCGGTGTGGTTGTTTCGGCTCTCGGCATATGCGCCGCAGGTATCAGGCATTACGCGATATCGACCGGCGGTGGAGCGAATTTCTGGGCTGCGCTGATGAGCCCGGGAGATCACATGCGGCTCTTTGGCTCATTTATAAACCCCGGATACTTCGCCGGGTTTATAGTCATTGCGCTGCCGCTTACCCTGGGAGTATATCTGGTAGCCAAACGACCGGTATTGGCAGTCCTCACAGGGCTGGCGTTTATTGTCGAGACGATCGCGCTTATGCTGACAGGAACCAAGTTCGGGATCGTATCGGCGGTAGGCGGTCTGCTGATATTCTTCCTGCTTGCAATAGGCACCAGGTCGATCAGACGCTCCAAGTTTACCAGACTATTTGTATTGGCCGTGTTATTGACTCCTCTTCTGATCACGTTTTCCGCTCCGGTAAAATCGCGAATAACGGCAGCGGAGGCGGGCGGTTCGCAGGTGCACTCGACTTCGTTCCGTATCAGCACATGGCAAGCCACTGTAAAGATGATTAAGGATCACCCGCTGCTCGGGGTCGGACCCGGGGTCTTTGCAACCGCATATCCGCGCTACACCATAGCCGGGCCGACAAAAGCCGCGCACCAGTCCTATTTGCAGACGGCATCCGAAAGCGGCGTGATAGCGATGATCGCATTTGTGCTGATTGTCTTCGCTGTCGCTCATCAATCGATTAAGGGAATCTTAAACCATCAGGCCGAGCATGCGGAATACACTGTCAAGGAACCGGCACAGACGCAGAACATATCTTGGTCCGATATCGTGCCGTTCAGCGGGTGGAGGATGGTGAACTGCGCGATATACGGCTCTCTGGCAGGCTCTGTTGTGAGAAACCTGGCTGATTCCGACTGGTACATCATAGGCATTGCTCTGCCGTTCTGGGTCCTGATGGGCGTGTTGGCGGCACAGTCGGGAGCCGTGAGAGCAATTAACAACCCTAAGCGATGGGCAAAAATTACAATATGCGCTGGTTGTGTGGTTATGGCACTGCTGAGCGGTTCGTTCGGGCTGGCAGCCTATATAGCGCCGGATCAGTTTGATGAGTCTCAATCGTTGCATACAGCTTTCAGAAATTATGAAACAGCCAGCCGTATATCACCGCTGGATCCCGTCTATCACCGTGAACTGGCTAAGTTCCTGGCGATGAACGGCGATCCGGCCGCTGCGAAAAAACAGATTGAGAAGGCTGCCTCGCTTGCTCCGACTGATGGGGCCACTTACCAGATCGGCGGAATGATAATGAAAGCAAACGGCAGACCAAAGACTGCCATTAAGTATTTTAAGATGGCGCTGATGTGCAGCCCGCACTCCACAAATACGCTCTATGAAATGTCCGAAGCCTATGGCATGTTCGGCGATACAAAAGACCGAGAGCGGACACTGTCGAGATTGTTGGATATCGAATACACCGATTATGAACTGCTAAAAGGCGCTCCCGAGCTTGTCGATACGACATTTGCGCGCGCTCATATATACTGCGGCAAGAAATATAAGGCCGAAAAGAATTACTCGCTTGCGGCAAATGAGTTTACTCAGGCAATAGACAGGCTGGAGCGCTGGAAATCAAACAGGCAGATGATCGATGTCGCACTATATGCCGGAATGATGAGCGAGCAGGAGAAACTTGATCTTTTGGAACTGCTGCGCGAGAGCTACTTTGACCTCGCCGAAGCTTGTGATGCGCTTGGGCACAAGCAATGGGCAAGTGAGGCAAGAAAAAAAGGCGATGCCGTTAAAGTAGAGTAA
- a CDS encoding IS66 family transposase produces MLKEQVTALEAEVEMLRNMLTGDGSGSSAAPFVKPNRQQRREAQKQERKKRTQSFSRKREVATEVIEHSLDVCPDCGKKLSGGWVHSSRQVIEIPQAPVRIIDHVVVARYCGVCGKRVIPSLELSGEAVGKSRFGIRLMSLIADMATNCRMPHRTIQRMLAGLYGLRISLGEISEVLHRVADMGKGIYNDLLWEIRGSPVVNADETGWREDGVNGYIWSFSTKNARYLLRDQSRASAIVTQTLGDEFAGVLVSDFYGAYNAYEGVKQRCWVHLLRDLKKLREKHASNESVECWAEAIKSIYDEAKTAAAGNYSQIDRCRLRQWFEERMLKLAAPYRDAKSAPQRVLAKRIETFLGELFSFVDCDGVPPDNNAAERAVRPAVIARKVSGGTRSTKGSDTRMVLLSLFGTWNLQGKDPISTCANMLAARI; encoded by the coding sequence ATGCTGAAAGAACAGGTTACTGCATTGGAGGCCGAAGTCGAGATGCTGCGTAATATGCTTACTGGCGACGGGTCCGGCAGCAGTGCGGCACCATTTGTAAAGCCTAACCGTCAGCAGCGTAGAGAAGCACAGAAGCAGGAGCGCAAAAAGCGGACGCAGTCTTTTTCCCGCAAGCGAGAGGTTGCAACTGAGGTAATCGAGCATTCTCTGGATGTGTGTCCTGATTGCGGTAAAAAGCTTTCCGGGGGTTGGGTTCACAGCAGTCGGCAAGTGATAGAGATTCCTCAGGCTCCGGTTCGGATCATCGATCATGTGGTTGTTGCCCGCTATTGCGGTGTATGCGGCAAGCGGGTGATTCCAAGTCTGGAGCTATCCGGCGAGGCGGTTGGCAAGAGCCGTTTTGGAATAAGGTTAATGAGCTTGATTGCCGATATGGCAACGAACTGTCGCATGCCCCATCGGACAATTCAGAGGATGTTGGCCGGCCTCTATGGCCTGCGAATCTCGCTTGGAGAGATATCGGAGGTGCTTCATAGGGTAGCGGATATGGGCAAAGGGATCTACAACGATCTGCTTTGGGAGATACGCGGTTCTCCGGTTGTGAATGCTGATGAAACCGGTTGGCGCGAGGACGGAGTCAACGGTTATATATGGAGCTTTTCTACAAAGAATGCTCGCTATCTACTGCGTGATCAATCGAGGGCAAGTGCGATAGTGACACAGACGCTTGGTGACGAGTTCGCCGGGGTCCTTGTAAGTGATTTTTACGGTGCTTATAATGCATACGAAGGTGTCAAGCAGCGCTGCTGGGTGCATCTTTTGCGCGATCTCAAGAAACTGCGTGAGAAACATGCAAGCAATGAATCTGTCGAGTGCTGGGCAGAAGCCATCAAGTCAATTTACGATGAGGCGAAAACTGCCGCAGCAGGAAACTATTCCCAAATTGACCGCTGTCGCTTACGCCAATGGTTTGAGGAGCGAATGCTGAAATTGGCTGCGCCATATCGTGACGCGAAGAGCGCACCACAAAGAGTTCTTGCCAAGCGAATTGAAACCTTCTTAGGGGAGCTGTTTTCTTTTGTCGACTGCGATGGAGTGCCCCCTGACAACAATGCAGCGGAGAGAGCTGTGCGTCCGGCTGTTATTGCACGTAAAGTCAGCGGTGGAACAAGGTCGACCAAAGGTTCTGATACTCGTATGGTTTTGCTGAGTCTGTTCGGCACTTGGAACCTGCAAGGCAAGGACCCTATTAGCACCTGCGCAAACATGCTCGCCGCTCGCATTTAA
- a CDS encoding dihydrodipicolinate synthase family protein, whose amino-acid sequence MKQIISAAITPFYDDGRPDMESAHKLYEFNLANGCDGFFVLGSMGEWALLTPDEKKALAKCACDTIGNKAKVLLGIADTGLANIFRNMDNLSSLSHSHWVLMLPGNWAGPADPVSYVHKIADKADRPMYLYYIPGFNGVTITTPQFKDILAHPKVAGLKNSSGSIRTRKELLFLKQSIDFDLFEGEEWGIDEALIAGCDGAVAGFASTATKLIKEIARLVDANDIDGAIKAQFTLVDIFHKVYGENVEWWTIGQKYALQYMGIISSTKSRIESQQNLPEDQKAIIRACIDSYRDRLM is encoded by the coding sequence ATGAAACAGATTATCTCCGCTGCTATTACTCCATTCTATGATGACGGACGCCCGGACATGGAGTCCGCTCATAAACTGTATGAATTCAACCTGGCTAACGGCTGTGACGGTTTTTTCGTTCTTGGGAGCATGGGCGAATGGGCACTGCTGACACCGGACGAAAAAAAAGCGCTTGCAAAGTGCGCATGCGATACAATCGGCAATAAGGCAAAGGTTCTCCTGGGCATAGCCGATACGGGGCTTGCTAATATTTTCAGAAACATGGACAATCTGAGCAGCCTATCTCACTCTCACTGGGTGCTGATGCTCCCGGGCAACTGGGCAGGACCCGCTGATCCGGTGAGCTATGTTCACAAGATAGCCGATAAAGCCGACCGACCTATGTATCTCTACTACATTCCGGGTTTTAACGGCGTCACGATTACAACTCCTCAGTTCAAAGACATCCTCGCTCACCCGAAAGTAGCGGGGCTTAAGAATTCGTCAGGCTCGATCAGGACACGCAAAGAACTGCTTTTCCTGAAGCAGAGCATCGACTTCGATCTGTTTGAAGGCGAAGAGTGGGGTATCGACGAAGCCTTGATAGCGGGCTGTGACGGTGCCGTGGCAGGGTTTGCTTCTACTGCAACCAAGCTTATAAAAGAGATCGCTCGCTTGGTCGATGCAAATGATATTGATGGAGCAATAAAGGCGCAGTTCACTCTGGTCGATATTTTCCACAAGGTGTACGGCGAAAATGTTGAGTGGTGGACCATTGGTCAAAAATATGCGCTCCAGTATATGGGGATCATATCGTCAACAAAGTCGAGGATTGAGAGCCAGCAGAACCTGCCTGAAGATCAAAAAGCGATTATCAGAGCGTGCATTGACTCATATCGCGACCGGCTGATGTAG
- a CDS encoding TolC family protein gives MKKIIAAIAVLAFCASGVFAQGQAKTQAPSQNPGGVLKAPCPSDLSSPITLNKALELAFRYNPNIKIAVDQLQKSRGVVEESRAAFNPQFSAQGNYSRQNEVKSSFSGQSFQLQRASSLNGALNAALPLDINKKLGYTRDIAKYQFEIRYLSLLTTSEDLILSVKTAYYDLLRACGQQDVAQAAVDVAQTRLNNTQAMFEAGTVAKFDLTTAQTDLANLNQQLIQAKNRVLVAQAALNRVMGVDVNIPTQVIKEVPAIQGVPVDVPAAIQTAYLERPEVQAQEDVVKLSEKGVKLQRSSYFPTLSLSALYGYTFATSGLNTANSNYQGMLTLSIPVWNGGITRARVEQAQADVENAKDTLNQLQLGVSLDVRTAALSLEEAAKRVATTQQNVDLAEEALRLANVRYAAGIAILVEVTNAESQLTQARFNNVNAQYDYATAQAQLQRATSCIPELANLALLNPVETKP, from the coding sequence TTGAAGAAAATCATTGCGGCAATAGCCGTTCTGGCATTTTGTGCATCGGGTGTATTTGCGCAGGGGCAGGCCAAAACTCAGGCCCCTTCTCAAAATCCGGGTGGGGTATTGAAGGCGCCATGCCCGTCCGATCTGTCAAGCCCGATAACGCTAAATAAGGCGCTGGAGCTGGCTTTTCGATATAACCCAAACATCAAAATAGCAGTCGATCAACTGCAAAAGTCCAGGGGTGTTGTGGAAGAGTCAAGGGCAGCGTTCAATCCGCAGTTCAGCGCTCAGGGTAACTATTCAAGACAAAATGAGGTGAAGTCGAGCTTTAGTGGGCAGTCATTCCAACTGCAGAGGGCATCAAGCCTTAATGGGGCGCTCAATGCCGCACTTCCACTCGATATAAATAAGAAGCTGGGCTACACCAGGGATATTGCCAAGTATCAGTTTGAAATCCGGTATCTGAGCCTGCTGACAACTTCCGAGGACCTTATACTAAGCGTCAAAACGGCTTACTATGACTTGCTGCGCGCATGCGGCCAGCAGGATGTTGCACAGGCCGCCGTAGACGTGGCTCAGACACGTTTGAACAACACTCAGGCAATGTTTGAAGCCGGCACTGTGGCCAAGTTTGATCTTACAACTGCTCAAACCGATCTTGCCAACTTGAACCAGCAACTTATCCAGGCGAAAAACCGGGTGCTGGTCGCCCAGGCTGCTTTGAACCGCGTGATGGGTGTGGATGTAAACATTCCCACACAGGTAATCAAAGAAGTACCGGCAATTCAGGGTGTTCCGGTTGATGTGCCCGCCGCCATCCAGACAGCCTATCTGGAACGTCCGGAGGTGCAGGCGCAAGAGGATGTGGTCAAGCTCAGCGAGAAAGGTGTAAAGCTTCAACGCTCATCATATTTTCCGACACTCTCCCTTTCGGCGTTGTATGGATATACCTTTGCCACAAGCGGTCTGAATACGGCCAATTCCAACTATCAGGGTATGCTCACACTGAGTATCCCAGTCTGGAACGGCGGCATCACCAGAGCGCGAGTTGAGCAGGCTCAGGCTGACGTTGAAAATGCCAAAGATACCCTAAATCAATTGCAGCTCGGCGTTTCGCTTGATGTGCGCACTGCAGCTCTGAGTTTGGAAGAGGCTGCGAAGCGAGTAGCGACTACCCAACAAAACGTCGATCTCGCCGAGGAGGCCCTGAGGCTGGCTAACGTTCGGTATGCTGCGGGGATTGCAATCCTGGTCGAGGTAACTAATGCAGAAAGTCAGCTTACACAGGCAAGGTTTAATAACGTCAACGCTCAGTATGACTATGCCACGGCGCAGGCGCAACTGCAGAGAGCCACTTCCTGCATACCCGAACTGGCGAATCTGGCGCTGCTTAATCCTGTAGAGACCAAACCATAG
- a CDS encoding AbrB/MazE/SpoVT family DNA-binding domain-containing protein: MSKECHSLEDLFYGTATVGDRGQIVIPAEARKELDINPGDKVLVAKHPTTDVLAIFKIGVMSEVFGSMLESIKRVESQAVSEDEHETL; this comes from the coding sequence GTGTCAAAGGAATGTCATTCATTAGAAGACCTCTTTTACGGCACCGCGACTGTCGGCGACCGTGGGCAAATTGTGATTCCAGCAGAGGCTCGAAAAGAGCTTGATATAAACCCTGGGGATAAGGTGCTGGTTGCTAAGCATCCGACTACCGATGTGCTGGCTATATTCAAGATCGGTGTTATGAGTGAAGTTTTTGGATCAATGCTTGAGAGCATAAAGCGTGTGGAATCACAGGCAGTCTCTGAAGATGAACATGAAACATTATGA
- a CDS encoding fucose isomerase yields MLGNAPEVKLAIVGVSRDCFPIELTRTRLGKLSDALTKIGVRAYICSTMIENENDTMAALAEVYEYGANAAVIYLGNFGPEAPLSIFAEQFNGPVMTCAAAEESKNMLIDGRGDAFCGMLNASYSFGMRHLPVHIPKMPVGLADDLAPKIKHFVTVARVVLGVLGLKIFGFGPRPQDFFACNAPIKPLYDLGVEVMENSELDLLQFYNQIPDTDPEIMPIAEDMAGELGQGNTYPDLLPKIAKFELALMKFYQDNLGSREFGVFANKCWPAFENAFGFVPCYVNSRLSARGIPVACEVDLYGALSEYMCYLASESPATLLDINNTVPRDMIQGTDLMGALAEDLFMGFHCGNTPSCQMQSCFMKYQLIMNRLIEPDAPSPDVTRGTLEGRIKPGPTTLFRLQGTAECSLESYVCEGNVLDIDPMSFGSIGVFAIPDFARFYRHVLITKHFPHHGAVAFAHCAGALFDALKLLGVEDINTPLPKMMMYHGENPFDAA; encoded by the coding sequence ATGTTAGGCAATGCGCCTGAAGTCAAGCTGGCGATAGTGGGCGTCAGTAGAGATTGTTTTCCTATCGAGCTGACCCGCACCCGCCTTGGCAAGTTGTCCGATGCGCTGACAAAGATCGGCGTGCGGGCATATATCTGTAGCACTATGATCGAGAATGAAAACGACACCATGGCAGCGCTTGCGGAGGTATATGAATATGGCGCGAACGCTGCCGTGATCTATTTGGGCAACTTCGGTCCCGAGGCTCCGCTGTCGATCTTCGCGGAGCAGTTCAACGGTCCGGTCATGACCTGCGCGGCAGCCGAGGAGAGCAAAAATATGCTCATTGACGGCCGCGGTGACGCGTTTTGCGGCATGCTCAATGCTTCATACAGCTTTGGCATGAGGCACCTGCCGGTGCATATTCCGAAAATGCCGGTCGGTCTGGCGGATGACCTGGCTCCAAAGATCAAACACTTCGTAACGGTTGCGCGAGTAGTTCTGGGAGTGCTGGGCCTCAAGATATTCGGCTTTGGTCCAAGGCCGCAGGACTTCTTCGCATGCAATGCCCCCATCAAACCGCTCTACGACCTCGGCGTTGAAGTAATGGAAAACAGCGAGCTTGACCTGCTGCAGTTCTATAACCAAATTCCCGACACCGATCCCGAAATTATGCCTATTGCAGAGGACATGGCCGGAGAACTGGGTCAGGGCAACACCTATCCCGATCTGCTGCCCAAGATTGCCAAGTTCGAGCTTGCATTGATGAAGTTTTATCAAGACAACCTCGGCTCGCGTGAGTTTGGCGTATTTGCAAACAAGTGCTGGCCGGCATTTGAAAACGCATTCGGGTTTGTGCCGTGCTATGTAAACTCGCGGCTTTCCGCCAGAGGCATCCCCGTGGCATGCGAAGTAGACTTATATGGCGCGCTGAGTGAGTATATGTGTTATCTTGCAAGCGAAAGCCCGGCTACTCTTCTAGATATCAATAACACCGTCCCGCGTGATATGATCCAGGGCACCGACCTTATGGGCGCTTTGGCCGAGGATTTGTTTATGGGTTTCCACTGCGGCAACACACCGAGCTGCCAGATGCAGAGCTGTTTTATGAAATATCAGCTTATTATGAACAGACTTATCGAGCCCGACGCTCCCAGCCCCGATGTCACTCGCGGGACGCTTGAGGGCAGGATCAAACCCGGCCCGACTACTCTCTTCCGCCTGCAGGGCACCGCTGAGTGTTCACTAGAAAGCTATGTCTGCGAGGGCAATGTTCTGGATATCGACCCGATGAGCTTTGGCTCAATTGGTGTATTTGCTATCCCCGATTTCGCGCGTTTCTACCGGCATGTTCTTATCACTAAGCACTTCCCTCACCATGGGGCAGTTGCATTTGCTCATTGCGCGGGAGCGCTGTTCGACGCACTAAAGCTTTTAGGTGTGGAGGATATCAATACTCCTCTGCCTAAGATGATGATGTATCATGGTGAAAACCCATTTGATGCAGCATAG
- the xylB gene encoding xylulokinase — protein MDYLLGIDVGTSGVKVLLINASRDGEVAATSAKTYPLYTPRPLWSEQEPEDWWQATAAGIREVIQVSGVDPSRIKGIGLSGQMHGSVFLDENNQVIRPAILWCDQRTETECAWITQTVGERRIVEMTCNPVLTGFTASKIIWLRNNEPESYARVRKVLLPKDYIRFRLTGEFATEVSDASGTALFNVVKRDWAYELLDAVDIPRQWMPKCYESVEVSGRISAEAASITGLKDGAPVVGGGGDQAAGAVGNGVVEPGIISSTVGTSGVVFAFAEKPVVDPKLRLHTFCHAVPGKWHVMGVMLSAGGSLRWYRDTFADAEQSVAKSLDIDPYDIMCNQAARVSVGSEGLIFLPYLTGERAPYADPNARGVFFGATLRSDRAHFVRSVLEGVSYGLKDLFGILEDMSVPITQVRASGGGARSSVWRQIQADITGYDHVTINIDEGPALGAALLAGVGTDIYPSVEDACKSIIQVVDTTKFDTDANKTYRDYYNVYRSLYASLKDSFEAVSNIVNNKDKGGGCIC, from the coding sequence ATGGACTATTTGCTGGGAATAGACGTTGGGACCAGCGGCGTCAAGGTCCTGCTTATAAACGCGAGCAGAGACGGCGAGGTTGCTGCAACGTCCGCAAAGACTTATCCTCTATATACCCCCAGACCGCTCTGGTCCGAGCAGGAGCCTGAAGATTGGTGGCAGGCGACCGCAGCCGGTATCAGAGAGGTGATTCAAGTCTCGGGAGTCGATCCGAGCCGGATCAAGGGCATAGGGCTCTCGGGCCAAATGCACGGTTCGGTATTTCTGGATGAGAACAACCAGGTTATTCGACCGGCGATCCTTTGGTGTGATCAACGGACCGAAACCGAGTGCGCATGGATAACTCAAACAGTCGGCGAGCGCAGGATCGTCGAGATGACGTGCAACCCCGTGCTGACCGGTTTCACCGCGAGTAAGATCATCTGGCTGCGCAACAACGAGCCTGAGTCATACGCTCGAGTCAGGAAAGTGCTCTTGCCGAAGGACTATATCAGGTTCAGGCTGACCGGCGAGTTCGCGACCGAAGTGTCGGACGCCAGCGGCACGGCGCTTTTTAATGTAGTAAAGCGCGATTGGGCGTACGAGTTGCTCGATGCCGTGGATATCCCACGGCAGTGGATGCCCAAGTGCTATGAGAGTGTAGAGGTCAGTGGACGCATCAGCGCCGAAGCGGCTTCGATTACAGGTCTCAAAGACGGCGCTCCGGTAGTCGGCGGTGGTGGAGATCAGGCTGCAGGCGCGGTCGGCAACGGCGTAGTCGAGCCGGGCATCATATCCAGCACAGTCGGCACTTCGGGTGTGGTCTTCGCGTTTGCCGAAAAACCTGTGGTCGATCCCAAACTCAGGCTCCATACATTTTGCCATGCCGTGCCAGGTAAGTGGCATGTGATGGGTGTAATGCTCTCCGCGGGCGGCAGCCTGAGGTGGTATCGCGACACCTTTGCCGACGCAGAGCAATCGGTCGCCAAAAGCCTTGACATCGATCCTTACGACATAATGTGCAATCAGGCGGCTCGTGTTTCTGTCGGCAGTGAGGGTCTGATTTTTCTGCCATATCTGACCGGTGAGCGCGCGCCATACGCCGACCCCAATGCGCGCGGGGTGTTTTTCGGTGCTACTTTGCGCAGCGACAGAGCGCACTTCGTGCGTTCAGTTCTGGAGGGGGTGTCATACGGCCTTAAGGACCTATTCGGCATTCTGGAGGATATGAGCGTTCCTATTACTCAGGTCAGAGCATCTGGAGGCGGAGCCAGAAGCAGTGTGTGGCGTCAGATACAGGCGGATATAACCGGCTACGATCACGTCACTATAAATATAGATGAAGGCCCGGCGCTGGGCGCTGCTCTGCTCGCAGGAGTCGGCACGGACATATACCCGAGCGTGGAAGATGCCTGCAAGTCGATTATCCAAGTTGTGGATACTACCAAATTCGATACCGACGCCAATAAAACTTACCGCGACTACTATAATGTCTACCGCTCCCTCTATGCGTCACTCAAAGACAGCTTTGAGGCAGTGTCGAACATAGTCAATAACAAAGATAAAGGAGGAGGCTGTATATGTTAG
- a CDS encoding glycerol-3-phosphate acyltransferase: MKSIQLLALAVLLGSIPFNRFIPAKAARGLLVPSLNVIKGFVPMYFAAASLDSYFFIALAGILVMLSHSFPYWLMFKYNGRAIAVALGVLFGVNITAGVFVLAIYVISLLAFNRLSLAAIIAGISAPVTLKIVGAPTAFIWFGLAGCAYVMISHYGSIAHLIDGTEPRFRTRD, translated from the coding sequence ATGAAAAGCATACAACTGTTGGCCCTTGCCGTTTTATTGGGGTCAATTCCTTTCAATCGTTTCATACCCGCAAAAGCTGCGCGAGGTCTGCTCGTTCCATCTCTGAATGTCATCAAGGGTTTTGTCCCAATGTACTTCGCCGCAGCAAGCCTGGATTCCTATTTCTTTATTGCTCTTGCAGGCATATTAGTAATGCTCAGCCACTCATTTCCATACTGGCTGATGTTCAAGTATAACGGCAGAGCCATTGCGGTTGCTTTAGGTGTGCTGTTTGGGGTGAATATTACTGCCGGGGTTTTTGTGCTGGCGATATATGTGATATCACTCTTGGCCTTCAATAGACTCTCGCTCGCTGCAATAATCGCAGGCATCAGCGCTCCTGTCACACTAAAAATTGTAGGAGCGCCGACAGCTTTCATCTGGTTCGGCCTGGCAGGGTGCGCTTATGTAATGATCTCTCACTACGGCAGTATTGCTCATTTGATAGACGGCACGGAACCGCGGTTTAGAACACGCGATTAA